A genomic stretch from Shewanella sediminis HAW-EB3 includes:
- the arsC gene encoding arsenate reductase (glutaredoxin) (This arsenate reductase requires both glutathione and glutaredoxin to convert arsenate to arsenite, after which the efflux transporter formed by ArsA and ArsB can extrude the arsenite from the cell, providing resistance.) produces MTQVTIIHNPRCSKSRQTLALLQEQDCQIQVVEYLKSPLVRSEIEGLLAKLNISARELMRTKEVEYKEQGLADINLTEAQLIQAIIQTPKLLERPIVLANDKAAIGRPPENVLSIL; encoded by the coding sequence CTCAAGTTACTATCATCCACAACCCACGTTGTTCAAAAAGCCGTCAAACTCTGGCGTTGTTACAAGAACAAGACTGTCAAATTCAAGTTGTGGAGTACCTGAAATCGCCATTAGTCAGAAGTGAAATCGAAGGCTTATTGGCAAAGCTCAATATCAGTGCTCGCGAATTGATGCGCACTAAAGAAGTAGAATATAAAGAGCAAGGCTTAGCAGATATTAATCTCACAGAAGCACAACTTATCCAGGCTATAATCCAAACACCAAAACTGCTCGAACGCCCAATTGTGCTCGCCAATGACAAAGCCGCCATTGGCCGACCACCTGAAAACGTGCTTTCAATATTATAA
- a CDS encoding DUF2069 domain-containing protein, producing MSSNTLFKLCRAGYMALVILLSAWFINKGITGEYSLAFAALWIIPLLLPLKGVLTGKPYTYAWGSFIICLYMLHGLTLLYVTDEHLLFALTEVMLLGALLVGFPFYARIRGRELGLGLKKKAK from the coding sequence ATGAGCTCTAACACCTTATTTAAATTATGCCGGGCAGGTTATATGGCTCTGGTCATTCTATTAAGTGCTTGGTTTATCAATAAAGGGATAACGGGAGAATACTCTCTAGCGTTTGCTGCGCTATGGATAATACCACTCCTGCTGCCGCTAAAAGGTGTCTTAACCGGCAAGCCTTATACCTATGCTTGGGGAAGTTTCATCATCTGTTTATATATGTTACATGGATTAACGTTACTCTATGTAACAGATGAACATCTGCTATTTGCCCTAACCGAAGTCATGCTACTAGGTGCATTGCTGGTCGGATTTCCTTTTTACGCCCGCATTCGAGGTCGTGAATTGGGTCTGGGATTAAAAAAGAAAGCAAAGTAA